One window of Mesorhizobium loti R88b genomic DNA carries:
- a CDS encoding L-rhamnose mutarotase, with the protein MQRMGMILGLKPEKVAEYVRLHAAVWPDVLTMISACNIKNYSIYLKRPENLLFSTFEYHGTDYAADMAKMAADPRTQEWWAVCMPCQEPLATRKEGEWWADMDEVFHHD; encoded by the coding sequence ATGCAGCGGATGGGGATGATTCTCGGGCTGAAGCCTGAAAAGGTGGCGGAGTATGTCCGCCTCCATGCCGCCGTCTGGCCGGACGTGCTGACCATGATCTCGGCCTGCAACATCAAGAATTATTCGATCTATCTGAAGCGGCCCGAGAACCTGTTGTTTTCCACCTTCGAATACCACGGCACCGACTATGCGGCCGACATGGCCAAGATGGCTGCCGACCCCAGGACGCAGGAATGGTGGGCTGTCTGCATGCCATGCCAGGAGCCGCTGGCGACCCGCAAGGAGGGCGAATGGTGGGCTGACATGGACGAAGTCTTCCATCATGACTGA
- a CDS encoding ABC transporter ATP-binding protein yields the protein MATVSLKKLTKRYGNIGIVHGIDLDIADREFIALVGPSGCGKSTTLRMIAGLEEISAGSIEIGGRIVNDLPPRSRNISMVFQSYALYPHMTVRENLGFSLKIAGAAKEDMDRRVAEASAILGLDTLLDRRPSQLSGGQRQRVAMGRAIVRDPDVFLFDEPLSNLDAKLRTQMRTEIKKLHAKVQSTVIYVTHDQVEAMTLADRIVIMRDGHIEQVGTPDEVFRRPATRFVAGFIGSPPMNLHEATIDDGQMVFSSGEKLPLPGQFKANVATGDKVVFGLRPDDIYPAGHGISSGGAADVHEIELPVTVTEPLGNETLVFVEFNGTDWVSRMLNPRPLRSGERVAMSLDMSQAHLFATDTGKTLRS from the coding sequence ATGGCAACGGTTTCCCTCAAAAAACTGACCAAACGCTATGGCAATATCGGGATCGTGCATGGCATCGATCTCGACATTGCCGACCGCGAATTCATCGCCCTGGTCGGCCCGTCGGGCTGCGGCAAGTCGACGACTTTGCGCATGATCGCCGGGCTGGAAGAGATCAGCGCCGGCTCGATCGAGATCGGCGGGCGCATCGTCAACGATCTGCCGCCGCGCTCGCGCAACATCTCGATGGTGTTCCAGTCCTACGCGCTTTATCCGCACATGACGGTACGCGAAAACCTCGGCTTCTCGTTGAAGATCGCCGGTGCCGCCAAGGAAGATATGGACCGCCGCGTCGCCGAAGCGTCGGCCATTCTGGGCCTCGACACGCTGCTCGACCGCCGCCCGTCGCAACTCTCCGGCGGCCAGCGCCAGCGCGTCGCCATGGGCCGCGCCATCGTGCGCGATCCCGACGTGTTCCTGTTCGATGAGCCGCTTTCGAATCTCGACGCCAAGCTCAGAACGCAGATGCGCACCGAGATTAAGAAGCTGCATGCCAAGGTGCAGTCGACGGTGATCTACGTCACCCACGACCAGGTCGAGGCGATGACGCTGGCAGACCGCATCGTCATCATGCGCGACGGCCACATCGAACAGGTCGGCACGCCCGACGAGGTTTTTCGGCGGCCGGCGACACGCTTCGTTGCCGGCTTCATCGGCTCGCCGCCGATGAATTTGCATGAGGCGACGATAGACGACGGCCAGATGGTCTTTTCCAGCGGCGAGAAATTGCCCCTGCCCGGGCAGTTCAAAGCCAATGTCGCGACCGGCGACAAGGTCGTGTTCGGGCTGCGGCCGGATGACATCTATCCGGCTGGCCACGGCATCAGTTCCGGCGGAGCGGCCGACGTCCATGAGATCGAGCTGCCGGTTACCGTCACCGAACCCCTCGGCAACGAGACGCTGGTGTTCGTCGAGTTCAACGGCACGGATTGGGTATCGCGCATGCTGAATCCACGACCGCTTAGATCGGGCGAGCGGGTCGCCATGAGCCTCGACATGTCGCAGGCGCATCTGTTTGCCACCGACACCGGAAAGACATTGCGGAGCTGA
- a CDS encoding ABC transporter substrate-binding protein has product MNRLLSGVSAGALLLAFGAGTALAGDLPGKFEGVTVDVKLIGGQQYEKLYERIPEWEKATGAKVNILTKKNGFDIDKELKSDIASGSTNWCVGWNHSSFAPQYTGLYTDLSKLLPKEEIDAFVPSTIKAATIDGKLEMLPRAQFDVSALYYQKSLYENADNKTKFKAKYGYDLVPPDTWKEVTDQAEFFANPPNFYGTQFAGKEEAINGRFYEMVVAEGGEYLDKDGKPVFNSEAGIRALDWFVNLYKAKAVPAGTTNYLWDDLGQGFASGTVAINLDWPGWAGFFNDPKSSKVAGNVGVKVAPKGSSGKRTGWSGFHGFSVTENCPNKEAAASLVWWLTNEDSQKLEAAAGPLPTRTAVWDWDLKQAENDPYKKEVLSAFQEEAKHAFAVPQTPEWIEISNAVYPELQAAILGDKTSKQALDEAAAKATQILQDAGKL; this is encoded by the coding sequence ATGAACAGACTGCTTTCCGGCGTGTCCGCCGGCGCATTGTTGCTTGCATTCGGTGCAGGCACGGCCCTTGCCGGCGACCTGCCCGGCAAGTTCGAAGGCGTGACCGTCGACGTGAAACTGATCGGCGGCCAACAATATGAAAAGCTCTACGAGCGCATTCCCGAATGGGAGAAGGCGACCGGCGCCAAGGTCAACATCCTGACCAAGAAAAATGGCTTCGACATCGACAAGGAGCTCAAGTCCGACATCGCTTCGGGCAGCACCAACTGGTGCGTCGGCTGGAACCATTCGTCGTTCGCGCCGCAATACACCGGCCTCTACACCGACCTCAGCAAATTGCTGCCCAAGGAAGAGATCGACGCCTTCGTGCCGTCGACGATCAAGGCCGCGACCATCGACGGCAAGCTGGAAATGCTGCCGCGCGCGCAGTTCGACGTCTCGGCGCTCTACTACCAGAAGAGCCTCTACGAGAACGCCGACAACAAGACCAAGTTCAAGGCGAAATACGGCTATGACCTGGTGCCGCCGGACACCTGGAAGGAAGTCACCGACCAGGCCGAGTTCTTCGCCAACCCACCCAATTTCTACGGAACGCAGTTCGCCGGCAAGGAAGAGGCGATCAACGGCCGTTTCTACGAAATGGTGGTCGCCGAGGGTGGCGAGTATCTCGACAAGGACGGCAAGCCCGTCTTCAACTCCGAGGCCGGCATCCGGGCACTCGACTGGTTCGTCAACCTCTACAAGGCCAAGGCCGTGCCGGCCGGAACCACCAATTACCTCTGGGACGATCTCGGCCAAGGCTTTGCTTCGGGGACCGTCGCCATAAACCTCGACTGGCCGGGCTGGGCCGGCTTCTTCAACGATCCGAAGTCGTCGAAGGTCGCGGGCAATGTCGGCGTGAAAGTCGCGCCGAAGGGTTCTTCCGGCAAGCGCACCGGCTGGTCCGGCTTCCACGGCTTCTCGGTGACCGAGAACTGCCCGAACAAGGAGGCTGCTGCTTCACTCGTCTGGTGGCTGACCAATGAGGACAGCCAGAAGCTCGAGGCCGCCGCGGGCCCGCTGCCGACCCGCACCGCGGTCTGGGATTGGGATCTGAAGCAGGCCGAAAACGATCCTTACAAGAAGGAGGTTCTCTCCGCCTTCCAGGAAGAAGCCAAGCACGCCTTCGCCGTGCCGCAGACGCCTGAATGGATCGAAATCTCGAACGCCGTCTATCCAGAACTGCAGGCGGCGATCCTTGGCGACAAGACCTCGAAGCAGGCACTGGACGAAGCCGCCGCCAAGGCGACGCAGATCCTCCAGGACGCCGGCAAGCTCTAA
- a CDS encoding mandelate racemase/muconate lactonizing enzyme family protein, protein MAKIEKIELRMVDLVPKVKRTDAIQSFVSQETPIVTITDSDGAVGTGYSYTIGTGGSSVMRLLSDHLVPRLIGRDPDMIEAIWHDLEFATHATTIGAITAIAIAAIDTALWDLRAKKQNLPLWKLAGGAKDRCPLYTTEGGWLHIETQALVDDALAAKAEGFRGSKVKIGRPHGSEDLARLSAVRKAVGDGYEIMTDANQGFSVDEAIRRAARLRELDLAWIEEPLPADDIDGHIRLSNSTPTPIAIGESLYSIRHFREYMQKGACSIVQVDVGRIGGITPWLKIAHAAEAFDIPVCPHFLMELHVSLTCAVQNGRYVEYIPQLDALTGKHMRIEDGHALAPNEPGLGIDWDWDAVKAMSIAEFTTAITKQGN, encoded by the coding sequence ATGGCCAAGATCGAAAAGATAGAACTGCGGATGGTGGACCTTGTGCCCAAGGTCAAGCGCACCGATGCCATCCAGAGTTTCGTCAGCCAGGAAACGCCGATCGTCACCATCACCGATTCCGACGGCGCGGTCGGCACCGGCTACAGCTACACGATCGGCACTGGCGGCTCGTCGGTCATGCGGCTTTTGTCGGACCATCTGGTGCCGCGCCTGATCGGCCGCGACCCCGACATGATCGAGGCGATCTGGCACGATCTCGAATTCGCCACGCATGCCACCACGATCGGTGCGATCACCGCCATCGCCATCGCCGCGATCGACACCGCACTTTGGGATCTCAGGGCGAAGAAGCAGAACCTGCCGCTGTGGAAACTGGCCGGCGGCGCCAAGGATCGCTGCCCGCTCTACACGACCGAGGGCGGCTGGCTGCATATCGAGACGCAGGCGCTGGTCGACGATGCGCTCGCGGCCAAGGCCGAGGGCTTTCGCGGCTCGAAGGTGAAGATCGGCAGGCCGCATGGGTCGGAGGATCTGGCGCGGCTGTCGGCGGTGCGCAAGGCTGTCGGTGACGGCTACGAGATCATGACCGACGCCAATCAGGGGTTTTCGGTCGACGAGGCGATCCGGCGCGCGGCAAGGCTGCGCGAGCTCGACCTCGCCTGGATCGAGGAGCCGCTGCCGGCCGACGACATCGACGGGCACATCAGGCTGTCCAACTCGACGCCGACGCCGATCGCCATCGGCGAGTCGCTCTATTCCATCCGCCATTTTCGCGAATACATGCAAAAAGGCGCCTGCTCGATCGTGCAGGTCGATGTCGGCCGCATCGGCGGCATCACGCCTTGGCTCAAGATCGCCCATGCGGCTGAGGCCTTCGACATTCCGGTCTGCCCGCATTTCCTGATGGAACTGCATGTCAGCCTGACCTGCGCTGTTCAGAACGGCCGATATGTCGAGTACATTCCGCAACTCGATGCGTTGACCGGCAAGCACATGCGCATCGAGGATGGGCATGCGCTTGCGCCAAACGAGCCCGGCCTCGGCATCGATTGGGACTGGGACGCGGTCAAGGCCATGAGCATCGCCGAATTCACCACGGCGATCACCAAACAGGGGAACTGA
- a CDS encoding carbohydrate ABC transporter permease: MKGFKPSAPFLLLLPAFIVLAAVVVVPLLLSLYSSFTPFRLTKPETFYVVIGFRNYLSILANTDFWWAFGRTVLLLTIALNLEMLLGLGLAMLVEKATRGQRILRTLMMFPMMFSPILVGFQFKFMFNDNIGLVNNALQSLGLTQDAIPWLIEGHLAFIAISIAEIWSSTAIFAILILAGLLAMPKEPIEAARVDGCTPWQTFRYVTWPFVMPFAYIAMTIRSLDVARAYDIVKIMTDGGPAGRTELLWTLVARTAYSDGRMGMANAMAYFSILLSIAFTVYFFNKLAAARTQIGAEW; this comes from the coding sequence ATGAAGGGCTTCAAGCCATCGGCGCCGTTCCTGCTGCTGCTTCCGGCCTTCATCGTGCTGGCGGCGGTTGTCGTCGTGCCGCTGCTGCTCTCGCTCTATTCCAGCTTCACGCCCTTCCGTCTGACCAAGCCCGAGACATTCTATGTCGTCATCGGCTTCCGGAATTATCTGTCGATCCTGGCCAACACCGATTTCTGGTGGGCTTTCGGCCGCACGGTTCTGCTGCTGACCATCGCGCTCAATCTCGAAATGCTGCTTGGCCTTGGTCTTGCCATGCTGGTCGAGAAGGCAACGCGCGGCCAACGCATCCTGCGCACGCTGATGATGTTTCCGATGATGTTCTCGCCGATCCTCGTCGGCTTCCAGTTCAAGTTCATGTTCAACGACAATATCGGCCTGGTGAACAACGCGCTGCAGTCGCTAGGGCTCACGCAGGACGCCATTCCGTGGCTGATCGAGGGCCATCTCGCCTTCATCGCCATTTCGATCGCCGAGATCTGGTCGTCTACGGCGATCTTCGCCATCCTGATCCTCGCCGGCCTGCTCGCCATGCCCAAGGAGCCGATCGAGGCCGCACGCGTCGATGGCTGTACGCCGTGGCAGACATTCCGCTATGTGACGTGGCCGTTCGTCATGCCCTTCGCCTACATCGCCATGACCATCCGCTCGCTCGACGTCGCGCGCGCCTATGACATCGTCAAGATCATGACCGATGGCGGGCCGGCCGGGCGTACGGAGCTTCTGTGGACGCTGGTGGCGCGCACCGCCTACAGCGACGGACGTATGGGCATGGCCAACGCCATGGCCTATTTCTCGATCCTGCTGTCGATCGCCTTCACCGTCTATTTCTTCAACAAGCTCGCCGCGGCGCGCACGCAGATCGGTGCGGAGTGGTGA
- a CDS encoding 2-aminoethylphosphonate ABC transporter permease subunit, with the protein MAPRCRCSSRPPTRRCFRKTPVSEAVALRAPAIRREPGKFWIVPPAALLALLFFYPLALIARQAFLDDSGVANAAEIIRVLHSRFFLNALINTVTISVSATAGCLIVGLVLALILAFVPFPGSGFIARLIDTFIALPTFLVTLAFTFLYGSAGMLNASLMETFSLPLPPVDFLYSTWGVVLAEVTVYTPFILRPLLAAFSLVDRGQIEAASVLGARPFRIVRQVILPAAIPALIAGGSLCLLLTVNEFGIVLFIGAKGVITLPLLIYGKAIQESAYQVACIIAVVNIALSLGLFGLYRFAAGRLGV; encoded by the coding sequence CTGGCACCAAGGTGCCGCTGTTCTTCTCGCCCGCCGACACGTCGCTGCTTCCGGAAGACGCCGGTGTCTGAGGCGGTCGCACTTCGCGCGCCGGCGATCAGACGGGAACCCGGCAAATTCTGGATCGTGCCGCCGGCGGCCCTGCTGGCGCTGCTGTTCTTCTATCCGCTGGCGCTGATTGCCCGGCAGGCCTTCCTCGACGACAGCGGCGTCGCCAATGCCGCCGAGATCATCCGCGTCCTGCATTCGCGCTTCTTCCTCAACGCGCTGATCAACACGGTGACGATCTCGGTTTCCGCCACGGCCGGATGCCTGATCGTCGGCCTCGTGCTGGCGCTCATCCTTGCCTTTGTGCCGTTCCCTGGCAGCGGTTTCATCGCCCGGCTGATCGACACGTTCATCGCGTTGCCGACCTTCCTGGTGACGCTCGCCTTCACCTTCCTCTACGGCTCGGCCGGCATGCTCAATGCCAGCTTGATGGAGACCTTCTCGCTGCCGCTGCCGCCGGTCGATTTCCTCTATTCGACCTGGGGTGTGGTGCTGGCCGAGGTCACCGTCTACACGCCCTTCATCCTGCGGCCGTTGCTTGCCGCGTTTTCGCTGGTCGATCGCGGCCAGATCGAAGCCGCAAGCGTGCTTGGCGCGCGCCCGTTCCGCATCGTCCGTCAGGTCATCCTGCCCGCCGCAATTCCGGCACTCATCGCCGGCGGCAGCCTCTGCCTGCTTTTGACCGTCAATGAATTCGGCATCGTGCTGTTCATCGGCGCCAAGGGCGTCATCACGCTGCCGCTGCTGATCTATGGCAAGGCGATCCAGGAATCGGCCTATCAGGTCGCCTGCATCATCGCCGTGGTCAACATCGCGCTGTCGCTCGGCCTGTTCGGCCTTTACCGTTTCGCCGCCGGCCGGTTGGGAGTCTAG
- a CDS encoding Gfo/Idh/MocA family protein, with amino-acid sequence MTEGGFDPSSLIQSWPRPSKPRPIVTFGAGSIVGDAHFPAYRKAGFPVAGLYDPDEAKARTLAETWGVTAFRSVDEATAVKDAIFDLATPPGRHAQILRALPDGSVALIQKPMGNYLGEATEILEICRAKELKAAVNFQLRFAPMMLALKDAIAKGWLGEVVDFDAWLALATPWELWEFLLKAPRVEIAMHSIHYIDLIRQLLGDPKGIHAKTLGHPNHKVAQTRTSAILDYGDTVRCALSINHDHKFGRRHQACEFRICGTEGAAYLKLGLNLDYPRGEPDILEIYPKGGTDWITVPLAGEWFPDAFVGRMANVQRFASGEDDALISSVEDAWSTMALVEAAYRSSAAPATPIAERP; translated from the coding sequence ATGACTGAGGGCGGTTTCGACCCTAGCTCGCTCATCCAGTCCTGGCCCAGACCCTCGAAGCCTCGGCCGATCGTCACTTTCGGCGCCGGGTCGATCGTCGGCGACGCGCATTTCCCGGCCTACCGGAAGGCAGGGTTTCCGGTTGCCGGTCTCTATGATCCGGACGAGGCCAAGGCACGGACACTGGCCGAGACATGGGGCGTGACGGCATTCCGCTCGGTCGACGAAGCCACAGCCGTCAAGGATGCGATCTTCGATCTGGCGACGCCGCCGGGACGGCACGCCCAAATCCTGAGAGCCTTGCCCGATGGTTCGGTCGCACTGATCCAGAAACCGATGGGTAACTACCTCGGCGAGGCGACCGAGATCCTCGAAATCTGCCGCGCCAAAGAGCTCAAGGCGGCCGTGAATTTCCAGCTCCGCTTTGCGCCGATGATGCTGGCGCTCAAGGACGCCATCGCCAAGGGCTGGCTGGGCGAAGTTGTCGACTTCGACGCCTGGCTGGCGCTGGCGACGCCATGGGAGCTGTGGGAGTTCCTGCTCAAGGCACCGCGTGTCGAGATCGCCATGCACTCGATCCACTATATCGACCTCATCCGGCAGTTGCTTGGCGACCCCAAGGGCATCCACGCCAAGACGCTTGGCCATCCCAACCACAAGGTTGCGCAGACGCGCACCAGCGCCATTCTCGACTATGGCGACACGGTGCGCTGCGCGCTGTCGATCAACCACGACCACAAATTCGGCCGCCGGCACCAGGCCTGCGAGTTCCGCATCTGCGGCACAGAGGGTGCTGCCTATCTCAAGCTCGGCCTCAACCTTGACTATCCCCGGGGTGAGCCGGATATTCTGGAAATCTATCCGAAGGGCGGGACAGACTGGATTACCGTGCCGCTCGCGGGCGAATGGTTCCCTGACGCCTTCGTCGGGCGCATGGCGAATGTGCAGCGCTTTGCTTCGGGCGAAGACGATGCGTTGATCAGTTCGGTTGAGGACGCCTGGAGCACCATGGCGCTGGTCGAAGCAGCCTATCGTTCGAGTGCGGCACCAGCGACGCCGATCGCGGAAAGACCCTGA
- a CDS encoding MaoC/PaaZ C-terminal domain-containing protein — translation MMEQITYFEDYEIGSSRLTSGRTITETDFIVHAGHTGDFFPHHMDAEYMKTTPFGQRIAHGTLVFSVGIGLTASIVNPVAFSYGYDRLRFIAPVFIGDTIRTRTTITAKEDDPKRPGSGRVIERCEVINQRNEVVLAADHIYIVERKPA, via the coding sequence CTGATGGAACAGATCACCTATTTCGAGGATTACGAGATCGGCTCGTCGCGACTGACCAGCGGCCGCACCATCACCGAGACCGACTTTATCGTCCATGCCGGGCACACCGGCGACTTCTTTCCGCACCATATGGATGCCGAGTACATGAAGACGACGCCGTTCGGCCAGCGCATCGCGCATGGCACGCTGGTGTTCTCGGTCGGCATCGGGCTGACGGCAAGCATCGTCAACCCCGTCGCCTTTTCCTACGGCTACGATCGGCTGCGCTTCATCGCGCCGGTGTTCATCGGCGACACGATCCGCACGCGCACCACCATCACGGCCAAGGAGGACGATCCCAAGCGACCGGGTTCAGGACGGGTGATCGAGCGCTGCGAAGTCATCAATCAGCGCAATGAGGTGGTGCTGGCGGCCGACCACATCTACATCGTCGAACGCAAGCCGGCCTGA
- a CDS encoding carbohydrate ABC transporter permease — protein sequence MDENSSARLKRRLLGIVYRIGLFLAMLTICLPGLWIVISSLRPTVEIMAKPPVWIPQEISFDAYVSMFSGIGKGGIPVIEYFRNSLIISVTSTVIAVAIGMAGGYAFARYRFRGKSSVFLGLMLTRTVPGIALSLPLFFLYVRLGIIDTHFGLILAYVALNVPFTIWLIDGFFRQVPKDLAEAAQIDGCTRWQAFWQVEFPLAGPGIASAAIFAFLTCWNEFALASQLTRSVSAKTLPVGLLDYTAEFTIDWRGMCALAVVMIIPALTLTFIVQKHLVGGLTSGAVKG from the coding sequence ATGGACGAGAATTCTTCCGCCCGCCTGAAGCGCCGGCTGCTCGGCATCGTCTATCGCATCGGCCTGTTCCTGGCGATGCTGACCATCTGCCTGCCGGGCCTGTGGATCGTCATTTCGTCACTGCGGCCGACCGTCGAGATCATGGCCAAGCCGCCGGTGTGGATCCCGCAGGAGATCTCGTTCGACGCCTATGTCTCGATGTTCTCAGGCATCGGCAAGGGCGGCATCCCGGTCATCGAATATTTCCGCAACTCGCTGATCATCTCGGTGACCTCGACGGTGATCGCGGTCGCCATCGGCATGGCCGGCGGTTATGCCTTCGCGCGCTATCGCTTCCGTGGCAAATCGAGCGTCTTCCTCGGCCTGATGCTGACGCGCACGGTGCCCGGCATAGCGCTGTCGCTGCCGCTGTTCTTCCTCTATGTGCGGCTCGGCATCATCGACACGCATTTCGGGCTGATCCTGGCCTATGTCGCGCTCAACGTGCCGTTCACCATCTGGCTGATCGACGGCTTCTTCCGTCAGGTGCCGAAAGACCTTGCCGAAGCCGCGCAGATCGACGGCTGCACGCGCTGGCAGGCGTTCTGGCAGGTCGAGTTCCCGCTTGCCGGGCCAGGCATCGCGTCGGCCGCGATCTTCGCCTTCCTGACCTGCTGGAACGAATTCGCGCTGGCCTCGCAACTGACGCGTTCGGTCAGCGCCAAGACGCTGCCGGTCGGCCTGCTCGACTACACCGCCGAATTCACCATCGACTGGCGCGGCATGTGTGCCCTGGCGGTGGTGATGATCATCCCGGCGCTGACCCTCACCTTCATTGTCCAGAAACACCTTGTCGGCGGCCTGACCTCCGGCGCGGTGAAAGGCTGA
- a CDS encoding ABC transporter permease subunit: MLVWSRPGRIALWVLFALIFGVLFLAPLAVILLSSLADQWNGVLPNGLTTEHYTDVVRGAAWNSVKSSLITGFLASALALVSGTWAALSLRLQGPALKRLLGLLFFIPSAVPSVSVGLGLLVAFSHPPLLLNGTIAIVMIAHFVLISAFTFGNVSAGLARQSPDFEQVASSLGARPTYRLWHVTLPLLAPYLVAAFGLSFALSMGELGATVMVYPPGWVTLPVSIFSLTDRGDIFAGAALTMMLVAATLVLLLGLERITKRATGA, encoded by the coding sequence ATGCTGGTCTGGTCGCGCCCTGGTCGCATCGCGTTGTGGGTGCTGTTCGCGCTGATCTTCGGTGTGCTGTTCCTGGCGCCGCTGGCGGTCATACTGTTGTCCAGCCTTGCCGATCAGTGGAACGGCGTGCTGCCCAATGGTTTGACGACGGAGCACTACACCGATGTCGTGCGCGGGGCGGCGTGGAACTCGGTCAAGTCGAGCCTGATCACTGGCTTCCTGGCCAGCGCGCTGGCGCTGGTCAGCGGCACCTGGGCGGCCTTGTCGCTGCGCCTTCAAGGGCCTGCCTTGAAGCGGCTGCTGGGCCTGCTGTTCTTCATCCCCAGCGCGGTGCCTTCGGTGTCTGTCGGCCTCGGCTTGCTGGTCGCCTTCAGCCATCCGCCGCTGCTACTCAACGGCACGATCGCGATTGTCATGATCGCGCATTTCGTGCTGATTTCGGCCTTCACCTTCGGCAATGTCTCGGCTGGCCTGGCACGTCAGTCGCCCGACTTCGAGCAAGTGGCGTCGAGCCTCGGCGCGCGGCCCACCTACCGGCTCTGGCACGTCACGCTGCCGCTGCTCGCACCCTATCTGGTCGCCGCTTTCGGCCTGAGCTTCGCGCTGTCCATGGGCGAACTCGGCGCCACCGTCATGGTTTATCCACCGGGCTGGGTGACGCTGCCGGTGTCGATCTTCAGCCTCACCGACCGTGGCGACATCTTTGCCGGCGCCGCACTCACCATGATGCTGGTGGCGGCGACGCTGGTCCTGCTGCTTGGGCTGGAGCGTATCACCAAGCGCGCCACCGGCGCGTAG
- a CDS encoding ABC transporter ATP-binding protein, which translates to MSAVAFTGTSVMDIDAAKIRGAGSNVHFDKVSVAYGSHVVLHPLTLDIAPGEILAMIGPSGSGKTTALRAVAGFVRPASGRIRIGATDVTDLPPYERGLGMVVQNYALFPHMRVEDNVAFGLRAQGADKALIAERVKDALATVGMATFARRYPRELSGGQQQRVAIARALAVRPRVLLLDEPLSALDAQIRRNMVEEIARLHRSLPGLTILYVTHDQTEALTLADKIAIMRDGRVCSHGPTTELYRRPPNRFTAEFLGRANLLPVTVAEAAGSKGFAKARHGDVVLTGAGRDEKAGDKSLLCIRPQHLSLTADSEHTNRIIGTLREVHWQGELTHLVLDVDGTPVRVSATKLPIELPEPGTKVPLFFSPADTSLLPEDAGV; encoded by the coding sequence ATGTCGGCTGTCGCCTTTACTGGTACCAGTGTCATGGATATCGACGCCGCGAAAATTCGCGGCGCCGGTTCCAATGTCCACTTCGACAAGGTCAGCGTCGCCTACGGCTCCCATGTCGTCCTGCATCCGCTGACCCTGGATATCGCGCCCGGTGAAATCCTGGCGATGATCGGCCCGTCCGGCTCCGGCAAGACGACAGCCCTGCGCGCCGTGGCCGGCTTCGTGCGGCCGGCAAGCGGCCGCATCCGCATCGGCGCCACCGACGTGACCGATCTGCCACCCTACGAGCGTGGCCTCGGCATGGTGGTGCAGAATTACGCGCTGTTTCCACATATGCGGGTCGAAGACAATGTTGCCTTCGGCCTCAGGGCACAAGGCGCCGACAAGGCGCTGATCGCCGAGCGGGTCAAGGACGCGCTCGCCACCGTCGGCATGGCGACTTTTGCCCGGCGTTATCCACGCGAGCTTTCGGGCGGCCAGCAGCAGCGTGTCGCGATCGCCAGGGCACTGGCCGTGCGGCCGCGCGTGCTCCTGCTCGATGAGCCGCTGTCGGCGCTCGACGCGCAGATCCGCCGCAACATGGTCGAGGAGATCGCTCGCCTGCACCGCAGCCTGCCGGGCCTGACCATCCTCTATGTCACCCACGACCAGACGGAAGCGCTCACGCTCGCCGACAAGATCGCCATCATGCGCGACGGCAGGGTCTGTTCGCATGGACCAACGACGGAACTCTACCGCCGCCCGCCAAACCGCTTCACCGCCGAATTCCTCGGCCGTGCCAACCTGCTGCCGGTAACCGTTGCCGAGGCGGCCGGGTCCAAGGGCTTTGCCAAGGCAAGGCATGGTGATGTGGTGCTGACAGGCGCCGGTCGTGACGAAAAGGCCGGCGACAAGAGCCTGCTCTGCATCAGGCCGCAGCATCTCAGCCTGACGGCCGACAGCGAGCACACCAACCGCATCATCGGCACGTTGAGGGAAGTGCACTGGCAGGGTGAGCTCACCCACCTCGTGCTCGACGTCGATGGCACGCCGGTGCGCGTCTCGGCAACGAAACTGCCGATCGAATTGCCAGAACCTGGCACCAAGGTGCCGCTGTTCTTCTCGCCCGCCGACACGTCGCTGCTTCCGGAAGACGCCGGTGTCTGA